In a genomic window of Primulina huaijiensis isolate GDHJ02 chromosome 10, ASM1229523v2, whole genome shotgun sequence:
- the LOC140985866 gene encoding uncharacterized protein — translation MDEEILPALEDSWTAPLMKFIVNNELPEDRTQAKKINRQALMFVLLNNILYRRSFQGLLLKCLSMGEVDYVLREIHEGCCGEHLGGIALARKAMLAGFWWPSISQDSARVVRACNGCQHHSNFQHSPTTLMKPIRASCPFD, via the coding sequence ATGGATGAGGAGATATTGCCAGCATTAGAGGATTCTTGGACGGCACCCCTGATGAAGTTCATTGTCAACAATGAATTACCTGAAGATAGAACTCAAGCTAAAAAGATCAATAGACAAGCTCTCATGTTTGTTCttttaaataacattttgtATAGGAGATCATTTCAGGGACTTCTGTTAAAATGCTTATCTATGGGAGAGGTGGATTATGTCCTCCGGGAAATTCATGAAGGCTGCTGTGGAGAGCATCTCGGAGGAATAGCGTTGGCCCGAAAAGCAATGCTTGCTGGATTTTGGTGGCCAAGTATTAGCCAAGACTCTGCTCGAGTGGTCCGGGCATGTAATGGTTGTCAACATCATTCTAATTTTCAGCACAGTCCGACCACTCTTATGAAGCCCATTCGGGCATCTTGCCCTTTTGATTAA